A part of Populus alba chromosome 8, ASM523922v2, whole genome shotgun sequence genomic DNA contains:
- the LOC118030508 gene encoding transcriptional activator DEMETER isoform X2 has protein sequence MERFPVPQDIDFLPTMTEKPIPRSNVMLTDGQGNQLGRTNWQLAGFSSGCEQDASNYSRVAQHADQIDQLVRNGGDNIRNAGIGHHEVTRMGNNTSNHIESQTAGLNSSLLASILAYPNIATFTSPVAPPSASTCMVWRPSFPNLHAQVNNCSEPNLLLGNQARCWNLLSSSYISSQTHYEPPLPCLPNHDLNSSPRIEADAASSVTTSFKFATVVPDQAKRLESKLPATMSPSRETNSSGENEKNDLVVFKELKANQHNSEELSCNIADSSSAVISTPSEGEKDLARPDEQGIDLNKTPPQKPPKRRKHRPKVIVEGKPKRTPKAATTKNTNPKEKSTEKRKYVRKALKEPAIQQTDSAIETTPPSSAKRKYVRKKGLNESAVQHTDSNGETINTRPVKRKYVRKKGINESANQHADSTIGITHSSAEAGAKSCRRELRFDLETTTDERYSNAAAQEDMLNKKRGTFDLNTSLQVAHSCTTTSQTNQHNSLQAENKQSGATSNQTPIMNQMGRSYTSISERHVVDAELTPRKIMHMENLNVNARDARGIGQVVFLEKRPERTRQTTYQNTPQSVQMIPLYLIEGRGSKREHLHIEKTNTCTSQPVGSLFDEYYQSIPGMGCLEAQKRNKTENGTQTNTLSKSSCVATTKYPGEWYVHPTASQNLPKQCISFNPILHLERTGETNGLAQVHNSLSPTTIAVCHNLSQTPLKTNHTSDSQQQPETCNTEMSRIQQMSGATVSIPIPSGKGRMPQQPKDILEEHQQPSAKRRGRPAKQKFSSTIEEIIHHMECLSLNARSKKIKNKEQNALVPYKGGGTLVPYDGFEFVKKHKPRPKVDLDPESDRVWKLLMGKEGSEGLEKTDTGKEQWWEEERKVFHGRVDSFIARMHLVQGDRRFSKWKGSVVDSVIGVFLTQNVSDHLSSSAFMSLASLFPLKSRSNAACDSHRKGIMVEEPDVCMQNPNGIIKWNSKFRYPLYNQSPITHHGSAEPQGESETWCLERASVVGAQSHSLEEEFVSSQDSFDSSTVQANGGVRSYSGSNSETEDPPTGCKPSTSHGLSFVDHLQMESPTLLEEFDGCESGSSLFHRGSRHENEQTEGIQNMQQGAGLERLGNLDCFSPYNKQFDYCNPQMQGKVVPCSNYGLLHMTSQSNAQQAEGFKLHSEDSISSWTSNSSRFDKEKAASCSSKTVGQKAANVGKKAARQYELPRYQEAPLAVQHSLYRKQSMSEQNSFQPYHENQVNERNETLQWQSMSAGGPVHLAETLPEKQNNYTQHILNVPRLTENILDFERITSVNEQTPLENIVVDPNTKEKVHPNNKENLKSNANASKARKGKVESEKADAFDWDSLRKQVQTNGRKERTEDTMDSLDYEAVRCAGVNEISEAIKERGMNKILAERIQEFLNRLVREHGSIDLEWLRDVPPGKAKDYLLSIRGLGLKSVECVRLLTLHHLAFPVDTNVGRIAVRLGWVPLQPLPESLQLHLLELYPILESIQKYLWPRLCKLDQRTLYELHYQMITFGKVFCTKSRPNCNACPMRTECRHFASAFTSARLALPGPETKDITTSTVPFMPEKSPSIVINPMPLLPPEDNQHKSVGFDIGSCEPIIEEPVTPDQEQTELAETDIEDFGEDPDEIPTIKLNMEEFTENLQNYIHTNMELQEYDMSKALVALDPNASIPTPKLKNVSRLRTEHQVYELPDSHPLLQGMDKREPDDPSPYLLAIWTPGETANSIEPPEQQCQSREPNKLCNEKICFSCNSIRESNSQTVRGTLLIPCRTAMRGSFPLNGTYFQVNEMFADHESSLNPIDVPRSLIWNLPRRIVYFGTSVPSIFKGLSTEGVQHCFWKGFVCVRGFDQKTRAPRPLKARLHFPVSRLVKTKNEKK, from the exons ATGGAGAGATTTCCAGTCCCGCAGGATATTGATTTCTTACCAACAATGACAGAGAAGCCCATTCCAAGATCTAATGTGATGCTGACTGATGGGCAAGGGAACCAATTGGGCAGAACGAATTGGCAACTGGCCGGATTTTCCAGTGGATGTGAACAGGATGCGTCAAATTACAGCAGAGTGGCTCAACATGCTGACCAGATCGATCAACTGGTTAGAAATGGTGGGGATAATATTAGGAATGCAGGCATAGGTCATCATGAGGTTACAAGAATGGGTAATAATACAAGCAATCATATAGAGAGTCAGACCGCAGGTTTGAATAGCAGTTTATTAGCAAGTATCTTAGCATATCCAAATATTGCTACATTTACCTCTCCAGTCGCACCTCCTAGTGCAAGCACATGCATGGTCTGGAGGCCTTCATTTCCCAACCTGCATGCTCAAGTCAACAATTGCAGTGAACCCAATTTGTTGCTCGGAAACCAAGCTCGCTGCTGGAATCTTTTGAGCAGCAGCTATATCTCATCCCAGACACACT ATGAACCTCCATTGCCTTGCCTTCCTAACCATGATCTAAACTCATCACCAAGAATAGAAGCTGATGCAGCCTCGAGTGTTACCACCTCCTTTAAATTTGCCACAGTAGTGCCAGATCAGGCCAAGAGATTGGAGAGTAAGCTTCCCGCAACAATGAGTCCCTCACGAGAAACAAACTCAAGtggagaaaatgagaaaaatgatttAGTTGTATTCAAAGAACTCAAAGCCAATCAACACAATTCAGAAGAGCTCTCGTGTAACATTGCAGACTCATCTTCTGCTGTCATTTCTACACCATCTGAGGGAGAAAAAGATCTAGCAAGGCCAGATGAACAAGGCATCGACCTTAATAAAACACCACCGCAGAAACCTCCAAAGAGAAGAAAGCATAGGCCAAAGGTGATTGTGGAAGGCAAACCAAAAAGGACTCCCAAGGCTGCAACCACAAAAAACACCAACCCCAAGGAGAAGTCAACTGAAAAGCGGAAGTATGTTCGCAAGGCTTTGAAAGAGCCAGCAATTCAACAAACAGATTCTGCTATAGAGACTACACCTCCGAGCTCTGCAAAGAGGAAGTATGTGCGCAAGAAGGGCCTGAATGAATCAGCAGTTCAACATACAGATTCTAATGGAGAAACCATAAATACCCGTCCTGTGAAGagaaagtatgtacgcaagaaGGGCATAAATGAATCAGCAAATCAGCATGCAGACTCTACAATAGGGATTACACATTCCAGTGCTGAAGCTGGTGCAAAATCATGTAGAAGAGAATTGAGGTTTGATTTGGAAACTACCACAGATGAAAGATACAGTAACGCAGCTGCTCAGGAGGACATgctgaataaaaaaagagggacTTTTGATCTGAACACAAGTCTTCAAGTGGCTCATTCATGCACTACAACTTCACAGACGAACCAGCATAATAGTTTACAGGCTGAAAACAAGCAATCAGGTGCTACAAGTAACCAGACACCTATCATGAACCAGATGGGAAGAAGTTATACATCAATTTCAGAAAGACATGTGGTAGATGCTGAACTAACTCCAAGAAAAATCATGCACATGGAGAATTTAAACGTCAATGCAAGAGATGCACGAGGAATTGGTCAAGTTGTCTTTCTAGAAAAAAGACCAGAGCGGACTAGACAGACAACATATCAGAATACCCCTCAATCAGTACAAATGATACcattatatttaattgagggcAGAGGATCCAAGAGAGAACACCTTCATATTGAGAAAACAAACACTTGTACTTCACAACCAGTGGGCTCATTGTTTGATGAATATTATCAAAGCATTCCAGGCATGGGATGTTTGGAGGCccagaaaagaaacaaaacagagaatGGGACTCAAACAAACACACTGAGTAAGTCTTCTTGTGTTGCAACAACTAAATATCCTGGTGAGTGGTATGTGCACCCGACAGCTTCACAAAACCTTCCAAAGCAATGTATTTCATTTAACCCGATTTTACACCTAGAAAGGACAGGAGAGACTAATGGATTGGCTCAAGTCCATAACTCCCTCTCCCCCACCACAATAGCAGTTTGTCACAACCTTTCACAAACCCCTCTCAAAACAAACCATACATCTGATAGCCAACAGCAACCTGAAACTTGCAACACTGAAATGTCAAGAATACAGCAGATGTCTGGAGCTACTGTGTCAATACCAATTCCATCTGGAAAGGGTAGGATGCCGCAACAACCAAAGGATATCTTGGAAGAACATCAGCAGCCATCTGCAAAGAGAAGAG GGCGACCAGCAAAGCAGAAATTCTCCTCTACAATTGAAGAAATCATACACCACATGGAGTGCCTCAGTCTCAATGCAaggagcaaaaaaataaaaaacaaagagcaaaATGCACTTGTGCCTTATAAAGGAGGTGGCACACTTGTTCCCTATGATGGGTTTGAATTTGTCAAAAAACACAAGCCAAGGCCTAAAGTAGACCTTGACCCAGAGTCAGACAGAGTATGGAAACTGCTGATGGGAAAAGAAGGAAGTGAAGGCCTTGAAAAAACAGATACAGGGAAGGAGCAATGGTGGGAGGAAGAGAGAAAAGTTTTTCATGGGCGAGTTGATTCATTCATTGCAAGAATGCATCTCGTTCAAG GAGATAGGCGTTTTTCAAAATGGAAGGGATCAGTTGTTGATTCGGTAATAGGAGTTTTCCTTACCCAAAATGTTTCAGATCATCTGTCAAG CTCTGCCTTCATGTCTCTAGCTTCATTATTTCCTCTGAAGTCTAGGAGCAATGCAGCTTGTGACAGCCATAGGAAAGGCATCATGGTTGAAGAACCAGATGTCTGCATGCAAAACCCAAATGGCATCATCAAATGGAACAGCAAGTTTAGGTATCCACTCTACAACCAAAGCCCCATTACACACCATGGATCAGCAGAACCACAGGGAGAATCTGAAACTTGGTGTTTAGAAAGAGCAAGCGTGGTAGGGGCACAAAGTCACAGCCTGGAGGAAGAATTTGTATCATCACAAGATTCTTTTGATTCCTCAACTGTGCAAGCAAATGGAGGAGTCAGATCCTACTCAGGCTCCAACTCCGAAACAGAAGACCCTCCTACTGGATGCAAACCTAGCACAAGTCATGGTTTATCTTTCGTGGATCATTTACAGATGGAGAGTCCCACCTTGCTAGAAGAATTTGATGGTTGTGAGAGTGGAAGTTCATTGTTTCATAGGGGATCCAGGCATGAAAATGAGCAAACAGAAGGTATACAGAACATGCAGCAAGGAGCTGGATTGGAAAGATTAGGTAATCTGGACTGCTTTTCTCCATATAATAAGCAATTCGATTACTGCAATCCACAGATGCAAGGGAAAGTGGTTCCGTGTAGTAACTATGGGTTGCTACACATGACTTCACAGTCCAATGCACAGCAAGCAGAAGGCTTCAAATTGCACAGTGAAGATTCCATATCTTCTTGGACATCAAATTCTTCCAGATTCGACAAAGAAAAGGCTGCAAGCTGCTCAAGCAAAACTGTTGGACAAAAGGCTGCGAATGTGGGTAAAAAAGCTGCCAGACAATACGAGTTGCCAAGGTATCAAGAAGCTCCACTAGCAGTCCAACATTCTCTCTACAGAAAGCAATCAATGTCTGAACAAAACAGTTTTCAGCCTTACCATGAAAATCAAGTTAATGAGAGGAATGAGACCTTGCAATGGCAAAGCATGTCAGCTGGTGGACCTGTACATCTTGCCGAAACATTGCCTGAGAAGCAAAACAATTACACACAGCACATCTTGAATGTCCCCAGACTCACAGAAAACATTCTTGATTTTGAGAGGATCACTTCTGTGAATGAGCAAACACCCCTAGAAAACATAGTGGTTGACCCAAATACAAAGGAGAAAGTACATCCTAATAACAAGGAAAACCTCAAGTCAAATGCAAATGCCTCAAAAGCTAGAAAAGGGAAAGTTGAGAGTGAGAAAGCAGACGCATTTGACTGGGATAGTTTAAGGAAGCAAGTGCAGACAAatggaagaaaagagagaaccgAAGACACAATGGATTCCTTGGACTATGAAGCAGTGCGATGTGCTGGAGTCAACGAGATTTCTGAAGCCATCAAAGAAAGAGGGATGAATAAAATTCTAGCAGAACGAATCCag GAATTCCTAAACCGACTGGTAAGGGAACATGGAAGCATTGATTTGGAATGGTTAAGAGATGTGCCCCCTGGCAAAGCAAA GGATTATCTGCTAAGTATACGGGGGTTGGGGTTGAAAAGCGTGGAGTGTGTGCGGCTCCTAACACTTCATCATCTTGCGTTCCCA GTTGACACAAATGTTGGGAGAATAGCAGTTCGACTAGGATGGGTCCCTCTCCAGCCACTGCCAGAGTCACTGCAGTTGCACCTGCTAGAACT GTACCCAATACTGGAgtcaattcaaaaatatctcTGGCCAAGATTGTGCAAACTCGATCAAAGAACACT GTATGAATTACATTACCAGATGATCACATTTGGAAAG GTCTTTTGCACAAAGAGCAGACCCAACTGTAATGCATGTCCCATGAGAACAGAATGTAGACATTTTGCAAGTGCCTTCACAAG TGCAAGGCTTGCACTACCTGGACCAGAAACAAAGGATATAACAACTTCAACCGTTCCCTTTATGCCTGAAAAAAGCCCAAGCATAGTCATCAATCCCATGCCATTACTTCCACCTGAGGACAACCAACATAAAAGTGTTGGGTTTGATATTGGCAGTTGTGAGCCCATAATTGAAGAGCCAGTAACACCAGATCAAGAGCAGACTGAATTAGCAGAGACTGATATTGAGGACTTCGGAGAAGATCCTGATGAAATACCCACAATAAAACTCAACATGGAAGAGTTTACTGAGAATTTACAGAATTATATACATACAAACATGGAGCTCCAAGAATACGACATGTCCAAAGCACTAGTTGCTTTGGATCCAAATGCTTCTATCCCCACACCCAAATTGAAGAATGTTAGTCGCCTACGGACAGAACACCAAGT GTATGAACTTCCAGATTCACATCCTCTACTTCAGGGG ATGGATAAAAGAGAACCTGATGATCCTAGTCCATACCTTCTAGCAATATGGACACCAG GTGAAACTGCAAATTCAATTGAGCCACCTGAACAACAATGTCAGTCCCGGGAACCAAACAAATTGTGCAATGAAAAGATATGTTTTTCATGCAACAGTATCAGAGAATCTAATTCACAAACAGTGAGAGGAACACTTCTG ATACCTTGTAGAACAGCAATGAGAGGAAGCTTCCCACTGAATGGAACGTACTTTCAAGTGAACGAG ATGTTTGCAGATCATGAATCTAGCCTAAACCCAATTGATGTTCCAAGAAGTTTGATATGGAATTTGCCAAGACGGATTGTCTATTTTGGAACTTCTGTACCATCGATATTTAAAG GACTTTCAACAGAAGGAGTTCAGCACTGCTTTTGGAAAG GATTTGTTTGTGTGAGGGGGTTCGACCAGAAAACAAGAGCACCCCGACCTCTCAAGGCCAGATTACACTTTCCAGTAAGTAGGTTGGTAAAGACAAAGAACGAGAAAAAATGA